One genomic window of Anser cygnoides isolate HZ-2024a breed goose chromosome 11, Taihu_goose_T2T_genome, whole genome shotgun sequence includes the following:
- the SENP8 gene encoding sentrin-specific protease 8 yields MDPVVLSYMDSLLRQSDLALLEPPNWLNDHIIGFAFEYFASDQFQEFSDQVCFISPEVAQFIKCALSQEEIAIFLQPLDLLHKKLVFLPINDNSNQAAGGTHWSLLVYFRDKKCFAHYDSHSKCNSVHAKQVAGKLEAFLGKKGGKVTFVEEKAPAQQNSYDCGMYVICNAEALCQGYFRGHQEPLLQLLTPSYITQKRADWKALITKLAQK; encoded by the coding sequence ATGGACCCTGTTGTTCTCAGCTACATGGACAGCTTGCTGCGGCAGTCAGACCTTGCCTTGCTGGAGCCCCCGAACTGGCTTAACGATCACATCATTGGCTTTGCCTTCGAGTACTTTGCCAGCGACCAGTTCCAAGAATTTAGCGATCAGGTTTGCTTTATCAGCCCCGAAGTGGCTCAGTTCATCAAATGTGCCCTTAGCCAGGAAGAAATAGCCATATTCCTTCAACCGCTAGACCTTCTCCACAAGAAGCTGGTGTTCTTGCCCATCAACGACAACTCCAaccaggctgctgggggcacgCACTGGAGCCTGCTGGTTTACTTCAGGGACAAAAAGTGCTTCGCCCACTATGATTCCCACAGTAAGTGCAACTCTGTCCACGCCAAGCAGGTGGCGGGAAAGCTGGAGGCCTTTTTGGGCAAAAAAGGGGGCAAAGTGACCTTCGTGGAGGAGAAGGCGCCGGCCCAGCAGAACAGCTATGACTGTGGGATGTATGTGATATGTAACGCTGAGGCTCTGTGCCAGGGATACTTCAGGGGCCACCAAGAGCCTTTGCTGCAGCTCCTCACCCCCTCCTACATCACGCAGAAGAGAGCAGACTGGAAAGCCCTCATCACCAAGCTCGCCCAGAAGTGA